In Edaphobacter paludis, a single window of DNA contains:
- a CDS encoding PEP-CTERM sorting domain-containing protein, producing MRYSLLLSSLALLSALAIPAAAHADTFDFSANGSSGAFSGSGTLTAAAQGSGAYLISDITGTGVTGLIAPGGFNGNDNLLFPAATPTLDAHGFSFTDVNGPDHFDVNIFNNGSGYFAHLNDEDNFSQTVPVSFSLASAATPTSPAPAATPEPSTFILLGTGILGLAGATRRKFISQS from the coding sequence ATGCGCTACTCCCTTCTACTTTCCTCACTGGCCCTTCTAAGTGCTCTGGCGATTCCTGCCGCGGCCCATGCAGACACCTTTGACTTTTCCGCCAATGGCTCCTCAGGAGCTTTCAGCGGATCTGGAACCTTGACCGCAGCAGCGCAAGGAAGCGGAGCATACCTTATCTCCGACATTACAGGCACCGGCGTCACAGGACTCATCGCGCCGGGCGGCTTTAATGGAAATGACAACCTGCTTTTTCCAGCGGCCACGCCAACGCTGGACGCGCACGGATTCAGCTTCACCGATGTAAACGGCCCGGATCACTTCGACGTGAATATCTTCAACAATGGCAGCGGATACTTCGCCCATCTGAATGATGAAGACAATTTCAGCCAAACCGTTCCTGTGAGCTTTAGCCTTGCTTCGGCAGCAACTCCCACGAGCCCTGCTCCGGCGGCAACGCCCGAGCCTTCGACCTTCATTCTTTTAGGCACCGGCATACTGGGCCTGGCGGGCGCGACACGGCGCAAATTTATCTCCCAATCGTAA
- a CDS encoding TolC family protein: MRLRDMQAAASIGLLLMSVNMQPALAQQTNPTAPATPQTVVNDTTGQAGLPQAPQPKLTEPLFLRSTNRDYSKPKSHFWNPIAPYTATQVPLPRLGNTPNLDALLRDGKIYLSLSDAVTLALENNYDIAIARINLDIADTDILRAKAGSTLRGAPAGVVTNTIGGSGTTVTQGGGPGGTTSAAGGAGTGAQGLVLSTNGGGPLPELRDPVLTGQLEYEDLKQEQSNTLFSGGLPQLTTDTGTYDFGYQQGFVTGTALNVTFNNNRVTTDNPFSSYSPQLNSSFRAQLTQHLLQGFGWGINGRFVVQAKNDRRITDSAFRQQLLYTVNQVESIYWGLVSAYEDEQAKERALAQSTQLTSDNRKQLEIGTLAPLDVVNSDAAVASDKQALVASQSNLEYQQLIMKQAIARNLNDPQLSSAPVVPTDRVSLDRLPEEDMSVEDLVKQAYTNNPQIEQAVLNMKNNEITIKAEKNGLLPTVDAYAFYGGSGLGGAQNPKQICNFSNPSAPCPPFAPTSYRNTFGSLFDSSSPDKGVGVNISITLRNRTAQADQARSQMEYRQSQMRLQQLYTQVRISVINGQYALTNDRAQVTAAQAGQDYALQSLDAEQKKYKLGASTSANVLQQERNLAIAENTLISDTAVYAKDRAALSQLLSNTLDKYGISITDAAKGDVTQAPVIPGLTTPKAPATVKPIVVGPAPTVQ, from the coding sequence GTGAGATTAAGGGACATGCAGGCGGCAGCGAGTATTGGACTGTTGCTGATGAGCGTGAATATGCAACCGGCACTGGCGCAACAGACGAATCCGACCGCGCCGGCGACACCGCAGACGGTGGTGAACGACACGACGGGGCAGGCCGGTTTGCCGCAGGCGCCGCAGCCAAAGCTGACGGAGCCGCTTTTTCTGCGGAGCACGAACCGCGACTATTCAAAGCCAAAGAGCCATTTCTGGAACCCGATTGCACCCTATACGGCGACCCAGGTGCCGCTGCCCAGGTTGGGCAATACGCCTAATCTGGATGCGCTGCTTCGTGACGGGAAGATCTATCTGAGCCTGTCGGATGCGGTGACGCTGGCGCTCGAGAACAACTACGACATTGCGATTGCACGAATCAATCTCGATATTGCAGATACGGATATTCTGCGGGCTAAGGCTGGTTCGACATTGCGTGGAGCCCCGGCAGGGGTGGTGACGAACACGATTGGCGGGTCGGGAACGACGGTGACCCAGGGAGGCGGCCCTGGTGGCACGACGAGTGCGGCAGGCGGCGCCGGCACAGGAGCGCAAGGCCTGGTGCTGAGCACGAATGGTGGCGGTCCTTTGCCTGAGTTGCGGGACCCAGTGTTGACGGGGCAACTGGAATATGAAGACCTGAAGCAGGAGCAGAGCAATACGCTGTTCAGCGGTGGATTGCCCCAGTTGACGACGGACACGGGAACATACGATTTCGGGTATCAGCAGGGTTTCGTTACAGGAACGGCATTGAACGTGACGTTCAATAACAACCGGGTGACGACGGATAATCCGTTTTCGAGCTACAGCCCGCAGTTGAACTCCAGCTTCAGGGCACAATTGACCCAGCATCTGTTGCAGGGGTTTGGCTGGGGAATCAATGGGCGCTTCGTCGTACAGGCAAAGAACGACCGCAGAATTACCGATTCGGCTTTCCGGCAGCAGCTTTTGTATACGGTCAATCAGGTGGAGAGCATCTACTGGGGACTAGTGAGCGCGTATGAGGACGAGCAGGCCAAGGAGCGGGCGCTGGCGCAGAGCACGCAACTAACGTCAGATAACCGGAAGCAGTTGGAGATTGGAACGCTGGCCCCGCTCGACGTCGTGAACTCTGACGCGGCTGTGGCGAGCGATAAGCAGGCCTTGGTTGCTTCGCAGTCGAATCTGGAGTATCAGCAGTTGATTATGAAGCAGGCGATTGCGCGAAACCTCAACGACCCGCAGCTTTCGAGCGCGCCGGTGGTTCCTACGGACCGCGTAAGCCTGGACCGGCTGCCCGAGGAGGATATGTCGGTGGAAGATCTGGTAAAGCAGGCTTACACCAACAACCCGCAGATTGAACAGGCGGTGTTGAACATGAAGAACAATGAGATCACCATTAAGGCAGAGAAGAATGGCCTGTTGCCGACGGTGGATGCGTATGCGTTTTACGGTGGAAGTGGTCTGGGTGGTGCGCAGAATCCGAAACAAATCTGCAATTTCTCCAATCCTTCGGCTCCATGCCCTCCCTTTGCGCCTACCAGCTACAGGAATACGTTTGGCAGTCTGTTCGACAGCTCAAGTCCAGATAAGGGCGTAGGCGTGAACATCTCGATTACGCTGCGAAATCGGACGGCTCAGGCCGACCAGGCGCGATCGCAGATGGAGTACCGGCAGTCGCAGATGCGGTTGCAGCAGCTTTATACGCAGGTGCGAATCAGCGTCATCAACGGGCAATATGCGTTGACCAACGACCGGGCTCAGGTCACGGCGGCGCAGGCTGGACAGGATTATGCATTGCAGAGTCTTGACGCTGAGCAGAAGAAATACAAGCTCGGGGCTTCTACTTCCGCCAATGTGCTGCAGCAGGAGCGCAATCTTGCGATCGCCGAGAATACGCTGATCTCCGATACGGCGGTATATGCGAAGGACAGGGCGGCATTATCGCAACTGCTGTCGAACACGCTGGATAAGTATGGGATCAGCATTACGGACGCGGCGAAGGGCGATGTGACACAGGCTCCGGTGATTCCTGGCCTGACTACACCGAAGGCTCCGGCAACGGTCAAGCCAATCGTGGTAGGTCCTGCACCGACCGTTCAGTAA